The Halobacterium litoreum genome includes a region encoding these proteins:
- a CDS encoding ABC transporter substrate-binding protein: MVSDGTNGLDRRTFLKITGGGGLAATAGCIGLGGGGSGGDIVIGQPAAQTGQWDFLQPGVTAATDVAIQHINDAGGPLDREIDLQRRDTAVNPNEARTVVTQLIENDDAVALLGLFSSEINPLFEFLQEQETPVVTPWPGSNFLDTRGGDKGTPDDLSDDGWVWRTVISDTVHTAGAALRALDQDHETVGVINGNTEGARSWADGFINAYESNGGTIAERVEVSQGAASYQSALDRLFGNDFSAFAVSLPLEDAITMMSDWADGNYGSQPILSDPLAQQDLVDQVGDPLNGAWAASPGESGPNYDAFESAYNDAGKEATINAWTPPAWDATMVTALAIERAGEATAEAVEQNLGPVSRGPGTEVATFQEGKEALNNGDEINYQGAATDVTFTDFGNVVGSVVINQVQDGEFTQVETISAEELRQFVPEGEY, encoded by the coding sequence ATGGTATCAGATGGCACGAACGGTCTCGACCGGCGGACGTTCCTCAAGATTACGGGCGGCGGCGGCCTCGCGGCCACCGCCGGCTGTATCGGCCTCGGCGGCGGCGGAAGCGGTGGCGACATCGTCATCGGACAGCCCGCCGCACAGACCGGCCAGTGGGACTTCCTCCAGCCCGGCGTCACCGCCGCGACGGACGTGGCGATTCAACACATCAACGACGCGGGCGGCCCCCTCGACCGCGAAATCGACCTACAGCGCCGCGACACCGCGGTGAATCCGAACGAGGCGCGCACGGTCGTCACCCAACTCATCGAGAACGACGACGCCGTCGCGCTCCTCGGCCTGTTCTCCAGCGAAATCAACCCCCTCTTCGAGTTCCTCCAAGAACAGGAGACGCCCGTCGTCACGCCGTGGCCGGGGTCGAACTTCCTCGACACCCGCGGCGGCGACAAGGGGACGCCCGACGACCTCTCCGACGACGGCTGGGTGTGGCGCACCGTCATCAGCGACACCGTCCACACCGCGGGCGCGGCGCTCCGCGCGCTCGACCAGGACCACGAGACGGTCGGCGTCATCAACGGCAACACCGAGGGCGCGCGCAGTTGGGCGGACGGCTTCATCAACGCCTACGAGTCCAACGGCGGCACCATCGCCGAGCGCGTCGAAGTCAGTCAGGGCGCGGCCAGTTACCAGTCCGCGCTCGACCGGCTGTTCGGCAACGACTTCTCCGCGTTCGCGGTGAGCCTCCCCCTGGAGGACGCCATCACGATGATGAGCGACTGGGCGGACGGCAACTACGGCAGCCAACCCATCCTCTCGGACCCGCTCGCCCAACAGGACCTCGTCGACCAGGTCGGTGACCCCCTGAACGGCGCGTGGGCCGCCAGCCCCGGCGAATCCGGCCCGAACTACGACGCGTTCGAGAGCGCGTACAACGACGCCGGGAAGGAAGCCACCATCAACGCGTGGACGCCGCCCGCGTGGGACGCCACGATGGTCACCGCGCTCGCCATCGAGCGCGCCGGCGAAGCCACCGCGGAAGCCGTCGAGCAGAACCTCGGCCCGGTGAGCCGCGGCCCCGGCACCGAAGTCGCGACGTTCCAGGAGGGCAAGGAAGCCCTCAACAACGGCGACGAAATCAACTACCAGGGCGCCGCCACGGACGTGACGTTCACCGACTTCGGGAACGTCGTCGGCTCCGTCGTCATCAACCAAGTCCAGGACGGCGAGTTCACGCAAGTCGAGACCATCTCGGCCGAGGAACTCCGCCAGTTCGTGCCGGAGGGCGAGTACTAG
- a CDS encoding branched-chain amino acid ABC transporter permease, which produces MGLVQNVVFGLVQGSYIAIAAIGFTMIYGIVNMINFAYGEYLTIGAFVGVIAAGLFPLPVAALVAMVGAGVASIVLAKLFFTPINETGPVPMLLTSIGLGLVLRNVIRLTAGRSARYYDTQTTTYEFTGIPDVPVGSVDLFGNFFVTSEHLVVVACAVAVFAILHTLLTRTDVGIAMRAMSDDEDLARVRGIDTQMIRNSVWILAGVLAGLAGVLIGIQTNVSVTTGFSQILQILAAAILGGAGSPYGAIAGSYIIGLVLALSTAFLPPSMTGISSAIAFLVLVGVLLVKPSGIAGQEVREA; this is translated from the coding sequence ATGGGTCTGGTACAGAACGTCGTCTTCGGACTGGTTCAGGGGTCGTACATCGCCATCGCGGCCATCGGGTTCACGATGATTTACGGCATCGTGAACATGATCAACTTCGCGTACGGCGAGTACCTCACCATCGGCGCGTTCGTCGGCGTGATAGCCGCGGGGCTGTTCCCGCTCCCGGTCGCCGCGCTCGTCGCGATGGTGGGCGCGGGCGTCGCGAGCATCGTGCTCGCGAAGCTGTTCTTCACGCCCATCAACGAGACCGGGCCCGTCCCGATGCTGTTGACGTCCATCGGCCTCGGCCTCGTGTTGCGGAACGTCATCCGGCTCACCGCCGGGCGGAGCGCGCGGTACTACGACACGCAGACCACGACCTACGAGTTCACGGGCATCCCGGACGTGCCGGTCGGCTCCGTCGACCTGTTCGGGAACTTCTTCGTCACGTCCGAACACCTCGTCGTGGTCGCGTGCGCCGTCGCCGTCTTCGCCATCCTGCACACGCTGTTGACGCGCACCGACGTCGGCATCGCGATGCGCGCGATGAGCGACGACGAGGACCTCGCGCGCGTCCGCGGCATCGACACCCAGATGATTCGGAACAGCGTCTGGATTCTCGCGGGCGTGCTCGCCGGCCTCGCCGGCGTCCTCATCGGCATCCAGACGAACGTCAGCGTCACCACGGGTTTCAGCCAGATTCTCCAGATACTCGCCGCCGCGATTCTCGGCGGCGCGGGGAGCCCCTACGGCGCCATCGCGGGGTCGTACATCATCGGTCTCGTGCTCGCGCTGTCCACGGCGTTCCTCCCGCCGTCGATGACCGGCATCTCGTCGGCAATCGCGTTTCTCGTGCTCGTCGGCGTGTTGCTGGTGAAACCGAGCGGTATCGCCGGTCAGGAGGTGCGTGAAGCGTGA
- a CDS encoding branched-chain amino acid ABC transporter permease translates to MSVVDRIRDGDGTLAGVAGVVAVAAALLFAVSPLTASVPGEFSVFVDVGILFGLYAILVLGLDLQYGHTGLVNFGHVVFFAVGAYTVAILAAQDSFAGTSLGYPWPLALVAGVLVAAVVGAVVGATSLRLRDDFLAIATLATAEIFHTVTVNFTDTFGGNTGILGIPQPVSNLAGSFEKTMLATLVLFLGLAALTYAAVTRLTEAPYGRVLRAIRSDELVTRSVGKSTFRYKMQAFVYGAALAGLAGGLFALYNGAVAPSYFTIQVTVTVWIGMLLGGASNHRAVLGGLAVIMGLRLFSRFANDYAPVTSGEFASVRLIVVGMILVLVIRYRPAGIWGDAEELGVDT, encoded by the coding sequence GTGAGCGTCGTCGACCGCATCCGGGACGGCGACGGCACGCTCGCGGGCGTCGCGGGCGTCGTCGCCGTCGCCGCCGCGTTACTGTTCGCGGTGTCGCCGCTCACCGCCAGCGTCCCCGGCGAATTCAGCGTGTTCGTGGACGTCGGCATCCTCTTCGGGCTGTACGCCATCCTCGTCCTCGGCCTCGACCTGCAGTACGGCCACACGGGACTGGTGAACTTCGGGCACGTCGTGTTCTTCGCGGTGGGCGCGTACACGGTCGCCATCCTCGCCGCGCAGGACTCCTTCGCCGGCACGAGCCTGGGCTACCCGTGGCCGCTCGCGCTCGTCGCGGGCGTCCTCGTCGCGGCGGTCGTCGGCGCCGTCGTCGGCGCCACGTCGCTGCGGCTGCGCGACGACTTCCTCGCCATCGCGACGCTCGCCACCGCCGAAATCTTCCACACCGTCACGGTGAACTTCACGGACACGTTCGGCGGGAACACCGGCATCCTCGGCATTCCACAGCCGGTCTCGAACCTCGCGGGGAGCTTCGAGAAGACGATGCTCGCGACGCTCGTGTTGTTCCTCGGGCTGGCCGCGCTCACGTACGCCGCCGTCACGCGACTCACGGAAGCGCCGTACGGTCGCGTGCTGCGCGCGATTCGCTCCGACGAACTCGTGACGCGGTCGGTCGGCAAGTCGACGTTCCGGTACAAGATGCAGGCGTTCGTCTACGGCGCCGCGCTCGCCGGCCTCGCCGGCGGGCTGTTCGCGCTGTACAACGGCGCCGTCGCGCCGAGTTACTTCACGATTCAGGTGACGGTCACCGTCTGGATCGGGATGCTGTTGGGCGGCGCGTCGAACCACCGGGCGGTGCTCGGCGGCCTCGCGGTCATCATGGGCCTCCGGCTGTTCTCCCGGTTCGCGAACGACTACGCGCCCGTCACGTCGGGCGAGTTCGCCTCGGTTCGGCTCATCGTGGTCGGGATGATTCTCGTGTTGGTCATCCGGTACCGGCCCGCGGGCATCTGGGGCGACGCCGAAGAACTGGGGGTGGACACGTGA
- a CDS encoding ABC transporter ATP-binding protein, producing the protein MTLLDVDGVVKEFGGLLAIDDLSVSVDRGELVGVMGPNGAGKSTFFNCVSGVVKPDAGTVTFDGDDVTGEQPETLARRGLVRTFQHTRQLDTMTVRENVRLAAPDQPGERTIPALVRSDGMQSVERDVAERADELIEAFELDHLADEYASNLSGGQRKLLEMARVLMLDPDMLLLDEPFAGVNPTLTNDIADRIRDLNDDGMTVVVIEHELETLTELVDRLVVLQQGSVLVDDDPETVLNDERVIEAYLGE; encoded by the coding sequence GTGACCCTCCTAGACGTCGACGGCGTCGTCAAGGAGTTCGGTGGCTTGCTCGCCATCGACGACCTCTCGGTGTCCGTCGACCGCGGCGAACTGGTCGGCGTGATGGGGCCGAACGGCGCCGGGAAGTCGACGTTCTTCAACTGCGTCAGCGGCGTCGTGAAGCCGGACGCCGGCACCGTCACGTTCGACGGCGACGACGTCACCGGCGAGCAGCCGGAGACGCTCGCGCGCCGCGGGCTCGTGCGGACGTTCCAGCACACCCGCCAACTCGACACGATGACCGTCCGCGAGAACGTCCGGCTCGCCGCGCCCGACCAGCCCGGCGAGCGCACGATTCCAGCGCTCGTTCGCTCGGACGGCATGCAGTCCGTCGAGCGCGACGTGGCCGAGCGCGCGGACGAACTCATCGAGGCGTTCGAACTCGACCACCTCGCCGACGAGTACGCGAGCAACCTCTCCGGTGGCCAGCGCAAACTCCTGGAGATGGCGCGCGTGCTGATGCTCGACCCCGACATGCTGCTGTTGGACGAGCCGTTCGCGGGCGTCAATCCGACGCTCACGAACGACATCGCCGACCGCATTCGGGACTTGAACGACGACGGCATGACCGTCGTCGTCATCGAGCACGAACTGGAGACGCTCACCGAGTTGGTCGACCGCCTCGTGGTGCTCCAGCAGGGCAGCGTGCTCGTGGACGACGACCCGGAGACCGTACTGAACGACGAACGCGTCATCGAAGCCTACCTCGGTGAGTGA
- a CDS encoding ABC transporter ATP-binding protein, with product MTLLDVSQLDAGYGDLRVLTDVDLHVDDGEYVTIVGPNGAGKSTAMKSVFGLADRFDGTISFAGDDITDLQPEEVIHEGMSYVPQTENVFPSLTVEENLRLGAYILDDVPEERKQAVFDRFPVLADRLDENAGTLSGGQQQMLAMGCALMLDPDLLLLDEPSAGLAPDLVDEMFDRVDDVNDAGTSILMVEQNAKEALRRCDRGYVLSQGENRYEGAGDELLDDEEVRQQFLGG from the coding sequence GTGACGCTCCTCGACGTCTCCCAGTTGGACGCCGGCTACGGCGACCTGCGGGTTCTCACGGACGTGGACCTGCACGTCGACGACGGCGAGTACGTCACCATCGTCGGGCCGAACGGCGCCGGGAAGTCCACCGCGATGAAGTCGGTGTTCGGGCTCGCCGACCGCTTCGACGGCACCATCTCGTTCGCGGGCGACGACATCACGGACCTCCAGCCCGAGGAGGTCATCCACGAGGGGATGAGTTACGTCCCGCAGACGGAGAACGTCTTCCCGTCGCTGACCGTCGAGGAGAACCTCCGACTCGGCGCGTACATCCTCGACGACGTGCCCGAGGAGCGCAAGCAGGCGGTGTTCGACCGCTTCCCGGTGCTCGCCGACCGACTCGACGAGAACGCCGGCACGCTCTCGGGCGGCCAACAGCAGATGCTCGCGATGGGGTGTGCGCTGATGCTCGACCCCGACCTGCTGTTGTTGGACGAGCCCTCGGCGGGCCTCGCGCCCGACCTCGTCGACGAGATGTTCGACCGCGTCGACGACGTGAACGACGCCGGCACGTCGATTCTGATGGTCGAACAGAACGCGAAAGAGGCGCTCCGCCGGTGCGACCGCGGCTACGTCCTCTCGCAGGGCGAGAACCGCTACGAGGGCGCGGGCGACGAACTCCTCGACGACGAGGAGGTCCGCCAGCAGTTCCTCGGCGGCTAG
- a CDS encoding ornithine cyclodeaminase family protein — MVLVLSDADVREVVDLAELAPVVERALVKQGAGDVERPERPHYPVGEGIEGEDPLGTGLAMPAYVHGDDYFATKLVGVHDGNAERGLPTIHAQIVLADARTGQPVSFLDGSRITNARTGCVGGLAARDLAAGDSVTLGVLGSGAQARWQTRAIDALADLDSVRVYSPSDSREDCASDLRDHGIDATAVDSPEEAVSGANVVVTATTSTEPVFSVDALAEGALVVAVGAYTAEMQELEPAVFDRAARVFADVPEEVAAVGDLTATDLDEDDLLDFSTAFTGEEGRESDDEILVVKSVGSAVMDVAAATHVYEKATERELGSDQSF, encoded by the coding sequence ATGGTCCTGGTACTGAGTGACGCGGACGTGCGCGAAGTCGTCGACCTCGCGGAACTGGCGCCGGTCGTGGAGCGCGCGCTCGTCAAGCAGGGCGCGGGCGACGTCGAGCGCCCGGAGCGCCCGCACTACCCGGTCGGTGAGGGCATCGAGGGCGAGGACCCGCTCGGGACGGGGCTGGCGATGCCAGCGTACGTTCACGGCGACGACTACTTCGCGACGAAACTGGTCGGCGTCCACGACGGCAACGCCGAGCGCGGCCTCCCGACGATTCACGCGCAAATCGTGCTCGCGGACGCGAGAACGGGCCAGCCCGTCTCCTTCCTCGACGGCTCTCGAATCACGAACGCGCGAACGGGCTGTGTCGGCGGGCTGGCGGCCCGCGACCTCGCCGCCGGCGACTCGGTGACGCTGGGCGTGCTCGGGTCGGGCGCGCAGGCGCGCTGGCAGACGCGGGCAATCGACGCGCTCGCCGACCTCGATTCGGTTCGGGTCTACTCGCCCAGCGACTCGAGGGAGGACTGCGCGAGCGACCTCCGCGACCACGGCATCGATGCGACCGCCGTGGACTCGCCCGAGGAAGCGGTGTCGGGCGCGAACGTCGTGGTCACCGCGACCACCAGCACCGAACCGGTGTTCTCCGTCGACGCGCTCGCCGAGGGCGCGCTCGTGGTCGCGGTGGGCGCGTACACGGCGGAGATGCAGGAACTCGAACCAGCGGTGTTCGACCGCGCCGCGCGCGTGTTCGCGGACGTCCCCGAGGAGGTCGCGGCGGTCGGCGACCTCACCGCGACCGACCTCGACGAGGACGACTTACTCGACTTCTCGACGGCGTTCACGGGCGAGGAGGGGCGCGAGAGCGACGACGAGATTCTCGTCGTGAAGAGCGTCGGGTCGGCCGTGATGGACGTGGCCGCCGCCACTCACGTGTACGAGAAGGCAACAGAGAGAGAACTGGGAAGCGACCAGTCGTTCTAG
- a CDS encoding NAD(P)/FAD-dependent oxidoreductase yields the protein MNVVVVGGGIVGLSSAYYLADRGADVTLCEQGTLGNQSTARSAGGIRSQFSTAVNVDLSVASREVWDDFEADFGVDIAYRKPGYLFLARDDETAAQFRENVAMQNDRGVPSQFLDPGDATEFCPGLRHEKFVAATYNAEDGFADPNLAVQGYSAAAREAGADIRTKTAVTDVRTEDGAVVGVETEDASLDADFVVNAAGAWAGRLADLAGVSLPIEPRRRQVAVVDPSQSLPESVPLTIDLDTGSYFRPERDGAALVGGHFGGDDPAVDPDRYSESMDIDWAATAVERAADYTTYFDGDSRIKRGWAGLYAVTPDHHPIIEETTPGLVTAAGFSGHGFQHAPATGKLVAERVLDGDFSLVDVSALASDRFEDGDDLVEQNVA from the coding sequence ATGAACGTGGTCGTCGTCGGGGGCGGCATCGTCGGCCTCTCCTCGGCCTACTACCTCGCGGACCGCGGCGCGGACGTCACGCTCTGCGAGCAGGGAACGCTCGGCAACCAGAGCACCGCGCGGTCCGCGGGCGGCATCCGCAGTCAGTTCTCCACCGCCGTCAACGTCGACCTCTCGGTCGCCAGCCGCGAGGTCTGGGACGACTTCGAGGCCGACTTCGGCGTCGACATCGCGTACCGCAAACCCGGCTACCTCTTCCTCGCGCGCGACGACGAGACGGCCGCCCAGTTCCGGGAGAACGTCGCGATGCAGAACGACCGCGGCGTCCCCAGCCAGTTCCTCGACCCCGGCGACGCCACCGAATTCTGTCCCGGCCTCCGCCACGAGAAGTTCGTCGCCGCGACGTACAACGCCGAGGACGGCTTCGCCGACCCGAACCTCGCCGTGCAGGGGTACAGCGCCGCCGCCCGCGAGGCCGGCGCGGACATCCGAACCAAGACCGCGGTGACGGACGTGCGAACCGAGGACGGCGCGGTCGTCGGCGTCGAGACGGAGGACGCCAGTCTGGACGCCGACTTCGTCGTGAACGCCGCCGGCGCGTGGGCGGGGCGCCTCGCCGACCTCGCGGGCGTCTCGCTCCCAATCGAGCCCCGCCGCCGACAGGTCGCCGTCGTCGACCCCAGCCAGTCGCTCCCCGAGTCGGTCCCGCTCACCATCGACCTCGACACGGGGTCGTACTTCCGGCCCGAACGCGACGGCGCCGCGCTCGTCGGCGGACACTTCGGTGGCGACGACCCCGCGGTCGACCCCGACCGGTACTCCGAGTCCATGGACATCGACTGGGCGGCCACCGCCGTCGAGCGCGCCGCCGACTACACCACGTACTTCGACGGCGACTCCCGCATCAAGCGCGGGTGGGCCGGCCTCTACGCCGTCACGCCCGACCACCACCCGATTATCGAGGAGACGACGCCGGGCCTCGTCACCGCCGCCGGCTTCTCCGGGCACGGCTTCCAGCACGCGCCCGCCACCGGCAAACTCGTCGCCGAGCGCGTCCTCGACGGCGACTTCTCGCTCGTCGACGTCTCCGCGCTCGCCAGCGACCGCTTCGAGGACGGCGACGACCTCGTCGAGCAGAACGTCGCGTGA
- a CDS encoding PAS domain-containing protein, which translates to MTDGEGVSVCCVGGERVADAAATLEAGVDRVTTTVVESVDEAVAAPDCVLVDEAALDDVAGAVGRLRDARACGPVVVYGDGGGFEAALEAGAAAVVRRDAAAAVLCHRVESAVEETGSTPVATGRDRALQSLMAYSTDRLSVLDEDGRYVFASPAVERTMGYAPSELVGTASFEYIHPEDRAAVRETFEAILSDPEATYETEYRFRSADGEWRWVEARGQNCLDDPAIEGVVVNSWDVTERKEREEALAAERALTESVFAALPDVFYAFDRNGNFLRWNDRLLEVTGYGDDEITDMHPADFVAPEDREAVFEAITTVVEEGTAVTVEADFVTKDGERVPYEFTGAEMTDSDGETLGLVGIGRDVSERKERQRRFEAVFDNTYQFTGLMEPDGTLVEANESAIEFAGVDREDVLGQKLWETFWFRVDEESRETAREAVSVAREGELYREETTVRGNEDTEIIDFSVRPVVDEQGDVTLLIPEGRLISELKQRERHLKVLHRFLRHNLRNKLTVIDGNADYVRSQLADEALASQLDEILGASRSLIELSETAHELSKVVIEAEGDRRPVALDSALSSAAADVREEYPSASIRLPEDASYAVRADWRLTVVFRHLLENAVAHADCEEPTVAVFAAETDDGVAVRVADEGPGVPKSELAGITTGEERTQLTHGTGFGLWLVRSVVDDYGGDLDHESPEEWGSVFVVRLHAADGETNESDE; encoded by the coding sequence GTGACGGACGGAGAGGGCGTGTCGGTCTGTTGCGTGGGCGGTGAGCGCGTCGCCGACGCGGCCGCGACGTTGGAGGCGGGCGTCGACCGAGTGACGACGACGGTGGTCGAAAGTGTGGACGAGGCGGTGGCGGCGCCGGATTGCGTCCTCGTCGACGAGGCCGCGCTGGACGACGTCGCCGGAGCAGTGGGCCGGCTACGGGACGCTCGGGCGTGCGGCCCCGTCGTGGTGTACGGCGACGGCGGCGGGTTCGAAGCGGCGTTGGAGGCGGGTGCGGCGGCGGTGGTTCGCCGGGACGCGGCCGCGGCGGTGCTGTGCCACCGCGTCGAGAGCGCCGTCGAGGAGACTGGGTCGACGCCGGTGGCGACGGGCCGCGACCGCGCCCTGCAGTCGTTGATGGCGTACTCGACGGACCGCTTGAGCGTCCTCGACGAGGACGGCCGGTACGTGTTCGCGAGTCCGGCGGTGGAGCGGACGATGGGGTACGCGCCGTCGGAACTGGTGGGGACGGCGAGTTTCGAGTACATCCACCCGGAGGACCGCGCGGCGGTGCGGGAGACGTTCGAGGCGATTCTGTCGGACCCCGAGGCCACGTACGAGACGGAGTACCGATTCCGGAGCGCGGACGGGGAGTGGCGGTGGGTCGAGGCCCGGGGGCAGAACTGCCTCGACGACCCCGCCATCGAAGGCGTGGTGGTGAACTCGTGGGACGTGACCGAGCGGAAGGAACGCGAGGAGGCGCTCGCGGCGGAGCGGGCGTTGACCGAGAGCGTGTTCGCGGCGCTGCCGGACGTGTTCTACGCGTTCGACCGGAACGGGAACTTCCTCCGGTGGAACGACCGCTTGCTCGAGGTGACGGGGTACGGCGACGACGAAATCACGGATATGCATCCCGCGGACTTCGTCGCGCCGGAGGACCGCGAGGCGGTGTTTGAGGCCATCACGACGGTCGTCGAAGAGGGGACGGCGGTCACGGTGGAAGCGGATTTCGTGACGAAAGACGGGGAACGCGTGCCCTACGAGTTCACGGGCGCGGAGATGACCGACAGCGACGGCGAGACGCTCGGACTGGTGGGTATCGGGCGGGACGTCTCGGAGCGCAAGGAGCGCCAGCGGCGCTTCGAGGCGGTGTTCGACAACACCTACCAGTTCACGGGGTTGATGGAGCCGGACGGGACGCTCGTGGAGGCCAACGAGTCGGCAATCGAGTTCGCTGGCGTCGACCGGGAGGACGTCCTCGGGCAGAAGCTCTGGGAGACGTTCTGGTTCCGGGTCGACGAGGAGAGCCGGGAGACGGCGCGGGAGGCGGTGTCGGTGGCACGGGAGGGCGAGTTGTACCGCGAAGAGACGACGGTCCGAGGGAACGAGGACACGGAAATCATCGACTTCTCGGTGCGACCGGTGGTGGACGAACAGGGCGACGTGACGTTGCTCATCCCGGAGGGACGGCTCATCTCAGAGTTGAAGCAACGCGAGCGCCACCTGAAGGTCCTCCACCGGTTCCTGCGGCACAACCTCCGGAACAAGCTGACGGTCATCGACGGGAACGCGGATTACGTGCGCAGCCAGTTGGCCGACGAGGCGCTGGCGAGCCAACTGGACGAGATTCTCGGGGCGTCCCGGAGCCTCATCGAGTTGAGCGAGACGGCACACGAACTGTCGAAGGTGGTCATCGAGGCGGAGGGCGACCGGCGTCCCGTCGCCCTCGATTCGGCGCTGTCGTCGGCGGCGGCGGACGTGCGCGAGGAGTACCCGTCGGCGTCGATTCGGTTGCCCGAGGACGCGAGTTACGCCGTGCGCGCGGACTGGCGGCTGACCGTGGTGTTCCGACACTTACTGGAGAACGCGGTGGCGCACGCGGACTGCGAGGAGCCGACGGTGGCGGTGTTCGCAGCGGAGACGGACGACGGCGTCGCCGTCCGGGTGGCCGACGAGGGGCCGGGCGTTCCGAAGTCGGAGCTGGCCGGCATCACGACCGGCGAGGAGCGCACGCAGTTGACCCACGGCACCGGCTTCGGTCTGTGGCTGGTGCGGTCGGTCGTGGACGACTACGGCGGCGACCTGGACCACGAGTCGCCCGAGGAGTGGGGGAGCGTCTTCGTGGTTCGGCTCCACGCCGCGGACGGCGAGACGAACGAAAGCGACGAGTGA
- a CDS encoding RNA-guided pseudouridylation complex pseudouridine synthase subunit Cbf5, with product MLRDAPEDRDPDALFEFGVVNLDKPPGPSAHQVSAWVRDMVGVEKAAHAGTLDPKVTGCLPVLTGAATRLAPALLEGPKEYVSVLELHADPPANLESVVEEFEGPTYQKPPRKSAVSRRLRVREIYALDVLEVRDRQALLRITCESGTYIRKLCHDLGRALGTGAHMGHLRRTATTPFDDTDLVTLHDLSDALAWYRDEDDTEPPEGDPEAALRDAIQPAERALEHLPSVTVARSAAREIADGAPVYAPGVLEADDADRDALVACYTPDGAAVCLGRLVGDPDADSGTVVDLERVLV from the coding sequence ATGCTCCGCGACGCGCCCGAGGACCGCGACCCGGACGCCCTCTTCGAGTTCGGCGTGGTGAACCTCGACAAGCCGCCCGGCCCCTCCGCCCACCAGGTGTCGGCGTGGGTGCGGGACATGGTCGGCGTCGAGAAAGCCGCGCACGCCGGCACGCTCGACCCCAAAGTGACGGGCTGTCTCCCCGTCCTCACGGGCGCAGCGACCCGCCTCGCGCCCGCGCTCCTCGAAGGCCCGAAGGAGTACGTCTCCGTCCTCGAACTCCACGCTGACCCGCCCGCGAATCTCGAATCCGTAGTCGAGGAGTTCGAGGGCCCGACCTACCAGAAGCCGCCGCGGAAGTCCGCGGTGTCCCGCCGCCTGCGCGTCCGCGAAATCTACGCCCTCGACGTGCTCGAAGTACGGGACCGGCAAGCACTCCTGCGCATCACCTGCGAGTCCGGCACCTACATCCGGAAACTCTGTCACGACCTCGGTCGCGCGCTCGGCACCGGCGCCCACATGGGCCACCTCCGCCGGACGGCTACCACGCCGTTCGACGACACCGACCTCGTCACCCTCCACGACCTCTCGGACGCCCTCGCGTGGTACCGCGACGAGGACGACACCGAACCCCCGGAAGGCGACCCCGAGGCCGCGCTCCGCGACGCGATTCAGCCCGCCGAGCGCGCGCTCGAACACCTCCCGAGCGTCACCGTCGCGCGCTCCGCCGCCCGCGAAATCGCCGACGGCGCACCCGTCTACGCCCCCGGCGTCCTCGAAGCCGACGACGCCGACCGCGACGCCCTCGTCGCGTGCTACACCCCCGACGGCGCCGCGGTCTGCCTCGGCCGCCTCGTCGGCGACCCCGACGCCGACTCCGGCACGGTCGTCGACCTCGAACGCGTCCTCGTCTAG
- the cmk gene encoding (d)CMP kinase — MLVTISGPPGSGKSTVASALADHLEYDHISGGDIFRGLADERGLSLEEFNELAEEDPQIDKDLDRQLRETARDRDDVVLESRLAGWMAGEYADIKIWLDAPLGVRARRIAEREDKTPAAARAETEKREESETARYAEYYGIDFDDLTIYDLSVNTARWGPDAVTDIVLYAVDSYEPSSDEGPAPIEDVRYQF; from the coding sequence ATGTTAGTCACCATCTCCGGGCCGCCGGGCAGCGGGAAGAGCACCGTCGCCTCGGCGCTCGCCGACCACCTCGAATACGACCACATCTCGGGCGGTGACATCTTCCGCGGGCTCGCCGACGAGCGCGGGCTCTCCCTCGAAGAGTTCAACGAGCTCGCCGAGGAGGACCCCCAGATAGACAAGGACCTCGACCGACAACTCCGGGAGACGGCCCGCGACCGCGACGACGTCGTGCTCGAATCGCGGCTCGCCGGCTGGATGGCGGGCGAGTACGCCGACATCAAGATTTGGCTCGACGCCCCGCTCGGCGTTCGCGCGCGCCGCATCGCCGAGCGCGAGGACAAGACGCCTGCGGCGGCACGCGCGGAGACCGAGAAACGCGAGGAGTCCGAGACGGCGCGCTACGCCGAATACTACGGCATCGACTTCGACGACCTCACCATCTACGACCTCTCCGTGAACACCGCGCGGTGGGGGCCGGACGCCGTCACCGACATCGTGTTGTACGCCGTGGACTCCTACGAGCCGTCCAGCGACGAGGGACCGGCGCCAATCGAGGACGTCCGGTACCAGTTCTGA